Part of the Sporomusa termitida genome, ATAGCCCAGCGCCAGCGCCCGGCTGTTTTCTTCCTTTGACTTGTTCCCCACCTGATCAACAAGTGCGGCCATGAGGTTTTCCAGTTTCACGTTATTCATGATGCCGTTGATGAAGCCAAGCGAAAGAGTGTTGGTGAATAACTCTCTGCCCATTTCGTTGATGGCGATTTCGGTTAAGGGCGCTGCATATACCTCTATGTCCTGTCTGTGCGGCAGCACATCAATATAGTAGGAATCACAAATAACGATGCCGCCGGCGCGTACATCCTTGACATATTTATCACAGGCTTCCTGGGAAAGAGCTAAAAGTACATCCGGCGCCGTTACATGCAAATGATTGATAATTGCTTTACTGTAAATGACTTCACCGCTGGAAGCGCCGCCGCGGGCCTCGATGCCATACGCCTGGGTCTGAATGACATTGAAGCCTTCCTTAGCCAGGGCATTGCCATAAATTATGCTGGCCAGGACAACCCCCTGCCCGCCAAAGCCGCTGAACCGCATTTCGATCTTATCAGCCTTTATCACAAGTCTATTCCTCCTAGCTTTACTGGATGTCACCGGACGGTTCAGCCCATGGTGATTACGACTTCCGTGTCTTTTTTACGCCTGTCCAACAGCTTGGCATACCTTTCGGTAAGTTCAAGCTTGCGGGTATTGACAAACTCACCGATAACAAACTTTTCCGCCAGCTCTGCCGGCGGCAGTTTTTCCGCCGCGGTTTTGGTAACCACCATATTTTTTATCCGTTCCACCATCTTGGCCGGATCAGCCAGTTTGTTGCGCCGGCCGAATTGTATGGGACAGCTCGTCAGCGCCTCGACAACGGCAAAGCCTTTGTGCTGTAAGGCGGCTTTCATAACCTTATACAGGTTGCCCACATTATAGACATCCCCGCGGGCCACATAGGTGGCGCCGGCGCTGGCCGCCAGTTCACAGGTGTCAAAGCTGGGTTCGATCATGCCGTAGGGAGCCGTTGTCGCTTTGTGCCCAACCGGTGTTGTCGGTGAATACTGGCCCCCGGTCATGCCATATATCTCGTTTCTGAATACAACCGAGGTAATATCAATGTTCCTTCTGGCGGCATGGATAAAATGATTGCCGCCAATAGCCAGGGCGTCGCCGTCGCCCATGAAGACAATGACCTTAACATCGGGCCTGGCCAATTTTATGCCGGTGGCAAACGCCAGCGCCCGGCCGTGGGTAACCCGCAGCACGTTAAAATCCAGATAGGTCGGCGTCCGGCCGGCGCAGCCGATGGCACAGACAATCACCGTTTTGCCGCGGTCCAGCTGCAGTTCGTCGGCTGCTCTTACAAACGCATTGATCACCGTGCCATGGGTACAGCCGGGACAAGTAAACAGGGGAAATTGGTCTTCTTTGATATAATCGCGGCTACTCATTTAAAGCTACCCCCTCAACTACCTTAATGATTTGCTCCGGCATTATTAGCGAGCCATCAAAGATATTCAACTGCCTTATCTCCACGCTGGTATCGACAAGTTCTTTGATTTTGTGTACCAGTTGCCCCCGGTTCATTTCCGGAACAATAACGGTCTTTACCTTTTTCAGCAGTTTCTTAAGAGGTTCGTCAATAAAAGGCCAGATGGTGACCGGCCGGAACAGGCCCACCTTATGCCCCTTTGCCCGGGCGGCTTTTACCGCTTCTATCGCCGAGCGGGACACACAGCCGCAGGCAATGATTAACGTATCGGCGTCTGCGGTGGCAATTTCTTCCCATTCCCAAATGTCTTCTTTGTTCCGCTCTATCTTGCCGTTAATTCGTTCTATGGAATTATGGATGGCATCTTTGGTGAGGCTGGGCATGCCGTCAATGGTATGATGCATGCCGTTAATAACATAACGGTAGTTTTGGTCGTTGCCGAACGGCATCAGCCTTACGACCCCGGACTCATCCGGCTGGTAGGGATGATATTCCTCCGGCGGTACTGCCGGGAGCTTCCTGTTAATAATTTCAACATTCTCATACTCAGCAAGATTGATGTTTTCCCGCATATGGCCAATGGTCTCATCCAGCAGCAGGATTACGGGCATCATATATTTCTCCGACAGGTTGAACGCCCGGATGGTGGTTTTATAAATTTCTTGCACCGAGTTAGGATAAAGGGCAATGGTCGGACAGTCTCCTGACCGGCCGTATTTGGCCTGCAACAAGTCCCCCTGCGCGCATATAGTCGCACCGCCGGTGCTGGGACCGCTGCGCTGAACATCAACAATGATGGCGGGAATCTCGGCCATGGCGGCAAAGGCAATATTCTCCTGCTTAAGGTCAAAGCCCGGTCCGCTGGTACAGGTTAATGATTTTGTACCCATAACGGATGCGCCGATAATCGCCCCCATGCTGGCAATTTCGTCTTCCATCTGGATAAATTTTCCGCCGGCGTCAGGCAGTTCTTCCGCCAGTACTTCCATAATTTCTGAAGAAGGGGTGATGGGATAGCCGGCACAGAACTTGACGCCGGCTTTTATGGCCCCCAGGGCGCAGGCCTGATTGCCTTGCATCAGTTTGTTGTTAGCCATTCGCTTGATTCTCCTTCCCGGTAATCGTTATTGCGAGATCCGGGCACCGGTACTCACACATTTTACAGGCAACGCATTCGTCTTCTTTGTCAATAATCAACTTTTTTTTCTCGGTTAAGGCAAATACTTTTTTCGGACAGTAGGCAACGCAGATACCGCAGCTCTTACACCATTTTGTATTCACACCTACGCTATTTCCGGCCAACTAAATCGCCTCCTAAATTATGTGTACAGTACTATGAAACGACAATTATTCTTGCCAATCATCCCGGTAGAGCCAAACTGCTCCTTGCTCGGCTCCCGCCACACCAGCCCGGTAAGCGGCCAGAACACCCTTCAGTTTGCGCACGGGTTTTTGCACTTCGTCTTTGCGCCGTTCCAGCTCCTCCGGCGCAACCTGAAGGTTGAGCAAATTCTTATTCAGATCGATTTCGATAATATCACCGTCTTTAACCAGGGCTAACGGACCGCCGGCCCAGGCTTCCGGCGCAACATGACCTACACAGGGTCCCCGGGTGGCTCCCGAGAAACGTCCGTCAGTGACCATCGCCACCGAGGTGTGTAATCCCATGCCGACCAGCATGGCAGCCGGTATCGACAGTTCTCTCATACCCGGTCCGCCCTGGGGGCCCTCGTAACGGATGACAAGTACCGAACCCGGCTCAACTTTCTTATTGAGAAGATAATCCCGCACTTCTTCCTCCGAGTTGAAAACTACGGCCGGGCCGACGTGATGCTGCATCTGCGGCTCCACACCGCTTTTTTTGACCACGGCGCCTAAAGGCGCCAGGTTGCCGGACAAAACGGCAAAACAACCGTCGGCATACAGGGCGTCGTCCACAGAATGGATGACGTTCCGGTCGATATTACCTTTATATGTATCCAGGTATTCGCCCAGGGTCGTACCGGCAAACGCCAAAGGCACATTCAAATCAAGATAATCGCGTATTGTGGCAAGCACAGCCGGGACTCCGCCCGCACGATGAAAATCGTTGATATTGAGCCCGGCGGACGGCTTGAATTTAGCGATAACCGGCACTGAGGACTGTATGGCATCAACATCCTTTAAGGTTAGTTTTGATCCCATTACCTTAGCTATGGCCATGCTGTGGAGTACGGCGTTCGTTGAGCCGCCGGTAGCAGAAACATGCTTAATGGCGTTGGCCAGTACCACCTCGTTCATATAGGTGGAAAACGGCCGGCCCTCTTGCACCAGCTCTACGATACGCTCGCCTACATCTCTTGCCTGGCGTCCCTTTTCCCCATCGCAGAACAGCATGGTGGAGGAACCGAACGGTGCAACACCGGTGGCCTCCAGCAATGCCCCCATAGTGTTCGCAGTACCATACATGGAGCAGGTACCGGCAGAGGAGCACATATTGGTTCGCCAACGGTCAAAGGTTTCTTCGTCAATTTTGCCTTTGTTAAACTTGCCGATGGCTTCCTTTAGATCGCTTGTGCAATAAATCTTGCCGCCATCTTCGTAGGGCAGCATGGCACCTGCGGTCAGAAACAATGCCGGCAGATCCAAATGGATGGCCGCCATCAACATGCCGGGAATAATTTTATCGCATGATCCCAGGAAAACCAGGCCGTCAAAGCCATGAGCGGAAACCATGGTTTCTACTGAGGCGGCAATCAGGTCACGCTGGGGCAGTATGTAATGCATGCCGGCCCCCTGCGCCATGCCGTCGCAGGGGCCAGGTACCCCGAATTCGGCCGGTGTCCCCCCGGCAGCCCAGATTCCCTCTTTTACATACTTGACCAGTTCGGCAAAGGGTTTATGACCGGGGTTGGCGTCGGTATAGGAATTGACAATCCCGATAACAGGCTTGGCTAAATCCTTCTTTCTATAACCCGAAGAACTCATCAGGCCAATCCAGTAGGCTTCCATCATATCGTTTTCATTGCCGCGTTTGGGCATATTCTTCACTCCATTCTAAATACTCATTATTGACTGAATTCTCTTGCTGAGTTAATATTAATGTAATTCAACTTATAAGTAAAATGAGATATTTGGATATAACATATTCCAATATTCGATAAGATTGCGGGGAATGCATTATGTATAACGCTGGCCTGGAGGCTTTCCTGGCGGTGGCAAGGATGCTGAACATCAGCAGGGCCGCCGAGCAGTTGAATCTGGCCCAGTCGACAGTCAGCAAACGGTTAAAGGACCTTGAGTCCGAGCTGGGAACGGCCCTGATTGAGCGTGGCCAAGGTTCCAAATCCATTCGTTTGACGCCTGCAGGCGAAGAGTTTCTGGATATTGCCCAGCGCTGGAGCGTTCTGTGGAATCAGGCGCAGGCGCTTAAATCCGAAAACCCCAGGCTTTTGCTGACGCTGGGTACCCTGGACAGTCTCAACTATGCTCTGTTTCCGCCGCTTTACCACGCCTTATGCCAGCACCGGCCCAAGATACGGTTGAGCGTAACCACCTCTCATTCTCCGGATTTATACGACCTTCTCGAACGCAGGCAGGTTGATGTCGGTTTTACTTTGCTGGAAAGATCCTATCCAACAATTCTAGTCGATAAATTATTCAGTGAGCCAATGGTGGTTTTGCGCCCCTGCACTGACGGCGGCGCAGCGTCCCGGGTCCTGCACCCCAGTGAACTGGACTCAAATTATGAACTGTTTCTGGCCTCCGGTCCCAGTTATAAAATATGGCATGACCAGTGGTGGGACCCTTTAAACAGTAACTGTATCCGGCTGGACTGCGTCCAATTGATCTTTTCCTTTTTGTACTCGGATAAGCAATGGGCCATCGTGCCCCTGTCTGTTGCACGAATGGCCAAAAGTAGAGGAGAATTCAGCATCTCCTATCTTTCCGAGTCCCCCCCTGAGCGGATCTGCTACAAAATAACCCATAAATACCCCAAGGCCAGCACGCTTGCCAGTCTGGCGATCCTGGATCATTATCTGAAAATATGCCTGCCTGTCAATTTTTCCTTGGTAGATCAAGCTCCGGATAGCAGCTCCCTGCCTGGTGTCCCTCAACGACAAAAGAAAGCCTGACACGTGTCGTCAGGCTGTCTTTTTATTGTCGGCTTTCCCCTTTTACCGGCCGCTGCAGACCGGCTTTTCGGCTACATGGCAAACTCCCTCTCCTGCATGAAATTAATAAAATCGTTACCGATTTGTGAGAGCGGCTGTGACTTTTTGCAATACAGCATAATATTGCGAACTGCATTTTCATCATCAGTTTTATAAAAAAACAATTTATTTGTAGGTTCCAGGTAATGGGTGACTCCGGCCCGCACAAAGGTAACTCCCTTGCCGCTGCAGGCAATATAATAGGCGGTGAGCATTTGATCCAGATACATGGCGACTTTGGGAACAAAACCTGCCTGCCGGCACATTTTCAACCCCCGCTGATACATATCGTTTCCTTTTTCAAGCAGCAAAAAGGGTTCCTGCTCAAATTGTTTCAGGCTTACCTGGGGGCAGGTTTGCTCCCGGTATCTGCCGCGGCCCATATCGGCAAAGGTCAGACGATAGTTCGCCAGCCGGCGGTTAATTTCATAAGCTGCCGGTACGGCCAGCACAATTTGTTCGGCCGCCCACACCCGGGGATTAAAGCTATTGGCATCTAATTTCTCCACATCCAGGATAATATCAACAATACCTGACCGCAGGCATTTGACAAGATCGTCCGCATTGGCTTCCAGCAGATTTACCGAATAACCCGGAAATCTCACTTTAAAGTCCTGCACAATGGTTGGCAGAATGTATGCACAGAAAAATGAAGCGCTGCCCACATGCACTGTGCCCTGATTGCTCAAGCTGTTGAAATGCGCCGCCATTTCCTTTTCTATTGCCATAATTTTTTCTGTTGATTCAATATAGTACTCGCCTGCCGGTGTCAATTGTATGGGATTGCAGCTTCTGTCAAAAAGCGGCAGCTGAATTTCTTCTTCCACCTTTTTAATGGCCGCACTAAGTGCCGGCTGCGAAATATATAGCTGCTGAGCCGCCTTGGAAAAGCTTTTATTTTCATAAACCGCATATACATAATCCATATTTTTCAGCATAAAACTCCTTCTGCAATATAAATAAAATCATATATTTCTATATAATTTTAAGTATTTGAAGCCAATGGTAAAACTTACTATTATTATAATATAGCCTGCTATTGCAGCACAAAGCAAATTTGCCGCTGTAAAACACAAAGGTTGACCGCCATTAAACAGGAAGTGGGGAATGACACTTGGACTTACTTAATGAAAAATTTTTAAAAATCGGTGTCGAGAGCGCGCCCGGACAGGAAACGCGCCAAAACACGGAGGAAATTAAACTGCCGGGAGAAAAGCTTGCCGGCGCGCCGGTGGATTTTTCCCATG contains:
- a CDS encoding 2-oxoacid:acceptor oxidoreductase family protein, which codes for MIKADKIEMRFSGFGGQGVVLASIIYGNALAKEGFNVIQTQAYGIEARGGASSGEVIYSKAIINHLHVTAPDVLLALSQEACDKYVKDVRAGGIVICDSYYIDVLPHRQDIEVYAAPLTEIAINEMGRELFTNTLSLGFINGIMNNVKLENLMAALVDQVGNKSKEENSRALALGYQKAQALLKK
- a CDS encoding thiamine pyrophosphate-dependent enzyme — its product is MSSRDYIKEDQFPLFTCPGCTHGTVINAFVRAADELQLDRGKTVIVCAIGCAGRTPTYLDFNVLRVTHGRALAFATGIKLARPDVKVIVFMGDGDALAIGGNHFIHAARRNIDITSVVFRNEIYGMTGGQYSPTTPVGHKATTAPYGMIEPSFDTCELAASAGATYVARGDVYNVGNLYKVMKAALQHKGFAVVEALTSCPIQFGRRNKLADPAKMVERIKNMVVTKTAAEKLPPAELAEKFVIGEFVNTRKLELTERYAKLLDRRKKDTEVVITMG
- a CDS encoding 2-oxoacid:acceptor oxidoreductase subunit alpha, whose amino-acid sequence is MANNKLMQGNQACALGAIKAGVKFCAGYPITPSSEIMEVLAEELPDAGGKFIQMEDEIASMGAIIGASVMGTKSLTCTSGPGFDLKQENIAFAAMAEIPAIIVDVQRSGPSTGGATICAQGDLLQAKYGRSGDCPTIALYPNSVQEIYKTTIRAFNLSEKYMMPVILLLDETIGHMRENINLAEYENVEIINRKLPAVPPEEYHPYQPDESGVVRLMPFGNDQNYRYVINGMHHTIDGMPSLTKDAIHNSIERINGKIERNKEDIWEWEEIATADADTLIIACGCVSRSAIEAVKAARAKGHKVGLFRPVTIWPFIDEPLKKLLKKVKTVIVPEMNRGQLVHKIKELVDTSVEIRQLNIFDGSLIMPEQIIKVVEGVALNE
- a CDS encoding 4Fe-4S dicluster domain-containing protein, with product MAGNSVGVNTKWCKSCGICVAYCPKKVFALTEKKKLIIDKEDECVACKMCEYRCPDLAITITGKENQANG
- a CDS encoding dihydroxy-acid dehydratase, translated to MPKRGNENDMMEAYWIGLMSSSGYRKKDLAKPVIGIVNSYTDANPGHKPFAELVKYVKEGIWAAGGTPAEFGVPGPCDGMAQGAGMHYILPQRDLIAASVETMVSAHGFDGLVFLGSCDKIIPGMLMAAIHLDLPALFLTAGAMLPYEDGGKIYCTSDLKEAIGKFNKGKIDEETFDRWRTNMCSSAGTCSMYGTANTMGALLEATGVAPFGSSTMLFCDGEKGRQARDVGERIVELVQEGRPFSTYMNEVVLANAIKHVSATGGSTNAVLHSMAIAKVMGSKLTLKDVDAIQSSVPVIAKFKPSAGLNINDFHRAGGVPAVLATIRDYLDLNVPLAFAGTTLGEYLDTYKGNIDRNVIHSVDDALYADGCFAVLSGNLAPLGAVVKKSGVEPQMQHHVGPAVVFNSEEEVRDYLLNKKVEPGSVLVIRYEGPQGGPGMRELSIPAAMLVGMGLHTSVAMVTDGRFSGATRGPCVGHVAPEAWAGGPLALVKDGDIIEIDLNKNLLNLQVAPEELERRKDEVQKPVRKLKGVLAAYRAGVAGAEQGAVWLYRDDWQE
- a CDS encoding LysR family transcriptional regulator — its product is MYNAGLEAFLAVARMLNISRAAEQLNLAQSTVSKRLKDLESELGTALIERGQGSKSIRLTPAGEEFLDIAQRWSVLWNQAQALKSENPRLLLTLGTLDSLNYALFPPLYHALCQHRPKIRLSVTTSHSPDLYDLLERRQVDVGFTLLERSYPTILVDKLFSEPMVVLRPCTDGGAASRVLHPSELDSNYELFLASGPSYKIWHDQWWDPLNSNCIRLDCVQLIFSFLYSDKQWAIVPLSVARMAKSRGEFSISYLSESPPERICYKITHKYPKASTLASLAILDHYLKICLPVNFSLVDQAPDSSSLPGVPQRQKKA
- a CDS encoding LysR family transcriptional regulator, with translation MLKNMDYVYAVYENKSFSKAAQQLYISQPALSAAIKKVEEEIQLPLFDRSCNPIQLTPAGEYYIESTEKIMAIEKEMAAHFNSLSNQGTVHVGSASFFCAYILPTIVQDFKVRFPGYSVNLLEANADDLVKCLRSGIVDIILDVEKLDANSFNPRVWAAEQIVLAVPAAYEINRRLANYRLTFADMGRGRYREQTCPQVSLKQFEQEPFLLLEKGNDMYQRGLKMCRQAGFVPKVAMYLDQMLTAYYIACSGKGVTFVRAGVTHYLEPTNKLFFYKTDDENAVRNIMLYCKKSQPLSQIGNDFINFMQEREFAM